A stretch of the Pogona vitticeps strain Pit_001003342236 chromosome 8, PviZW2.1, whole genome shotgun sequence genome encodes the following:
- the R3HCC1 gene encoding R3H and coiled-coil domain-containing protein 1 — translation MEGGKHRTWKSYFVQRYVPGKGCPAKQHFQTASARAGRFRRRGKKAKASARASAARLLRPIRGEQEGRHPTVTLALRYLDGVFLSPTESDFVSKILEELNHFLLQNQLEKVLLFPPLSSRLRYLIHRTVDDVELLSSFSVGEGWRRRTVVCHSAIRLPDEPEDQEGSCRGTPLSSHPPPSRNRGGRFRGGPRNIDARADGSRGQRGNGRGRKQSRRKPDQALYVPRAMRKKPEGLGTEAPLGESESQLLDFEVFEDGQCMSNTVHGSDRAAEASSLPDPNSVSGSPRENDAKTLESESKNGVGAADVPELLSPCPLKSAVDPLAQDGQCNVNQATSMLQSGFNLTTTESQNKEGTEAFISECGESLGSPEAKEGESPVVAVSKESGPLPLLEEQKDKLPDVVGTELSREPSVLQGQEKRSLDCKIVETRAALAFPEEPEGDATDAILLKPNHDLYLLEEKERDGALGSEQGCRESPSSLEEGAADAAVSQPCSGTSAPEPQDKVCPGFSELEYIQTESCKDVGDQTSPCVSVLGRASSPPVSGSCQDPPVLNSQFVSSLDSLGSDHGKADCVPRSQEREVVDLGGSWRSGPELSSGDGSMGSSAVEEKDSAFEDDCGAELLQEITNYLTIKDINIEKIQFDYSSYGEAQINEGDFGHVLEIYDFSPSLKTEHLMEAFAEFQESGFKLQWVDDTHALGIFSSLAAASQALERSHASLKIRPLIHATRQSKTKALQRPKLLQLAKERPQTDTAVARRLVTRALGLQRKPYRNRGHREVKPENTNLPE, via the exons atggagggagggaagcaccgaacttggaaaagttactttgttcaGCGTTACGTGCCCGGGAAGGGCTGCCCagcaaagcaacatttccaaaccGCGAGCGCGAGAGCGGGTCGCTTTCGGCGGCGGGGGAAGAAAGCGAAGGCGAGCGCTCGTGCAAGCGCGGCGCGCCTTTTGCGCCCGATCCGGGGCGAGCAAGAAG GCCGCCACCCCACCGTCACCCTGGCGCTGCGTTACCTGGACGGCGTTTTCCTTTCCCCCACGGAGAGTGACTTTGTCAGCAAGATCCTTGAGGAGTTGAACCACTTCCTGCTTCAAAACCAGCTGGAGAA AGTCCTCTTGTTCCCCCCTTTGTCCAGCCGCCTCCGGTACCTGATCCACCGAACGGTCGATGATGTTGAGCTTTTGAGCAGTTTCTCTGTTGGAGAAGGATGGCGGCGAAGGACCGTGGTCTGTCACTCGGCCATAAG GTTGCCAGATGAACCAGAGGATCAGGAGGGTTCCTGCCGTGGCACCCCTCTCTCCAGCCACCCACCTCCTTCGAGAAACAGAGGAGGCCGTTTTAGAGGAGGCCCACGGAACATAGACGCCCGAGCTGATGGCTCTCGAGGCCAGAGAGGAAACGGTCGTGGCAGAAAGCAGTCACGGAGGAAGCCGGACCAAGCTTTGTACGTCCCCAGGGCGATGCGGAAAAAGCCCGAGGGCTTGGGAACGGAAGCTCCTCTGGGGGAATCGGAAAGTCAATTACTTGACTTTGAGGTGTTTGAAGATGGTCAGTGTATGTCCAACACCGTCCACGGTAGTGACCGAGCTGCAGAAGCCAGCAGCTTACCTGATCCCAACTCGGTGTCTGGAAGCCCTAGAGAGAATGATGCAAAGACCTTGGAGTCGGAAAGTAAAAACGGCGTGGGAGCTGCAGATGTTCCCGAGTTGCTGAGCCCTTGCCCTCTGAAGAGTGCGGTTGATCCATTAGCTCAAGATGGCCAGTGTAACGTTAACCAGGCCACCTCGATGCTGCAGAGCGGCTTCAACCTGACAACAACAGAAAGCCAGAATAAAGAGGGCACAGAGGCTTTCATTTCCGAGTGTGGTGAAAGTTTAGGCTCTCCAGAAGCGAAGGAAGGAGAGAGTCCCGTCGTTGCAGTATCAAAAGAAAGTGGTCCTCTCCCCTTGTTAGAAGAGCAGAAGGATAaacttccagatgttgtaggTACAGAATTAAGCAGAGAGCCATCAGTTCTACAAGGCCAGGAAAAGAGGAGCCTGGATTGCAAGATCGTGGAAACCAGAGCCGCCTTGGCCTTTCCTGAAGAGCCAGAAGGAGATGCTACAGATGCTATTTTGTTGAAACCTAATCACGACCTGTACCTcttggaagagaaggaaagggacgGCGCTCTCGGCAGTGAACAGGGATGTCGCGAGTCCCCTTCTTCACTGGAAGagggtgctgcagatgctgctGTATCCCAGCCCTGCTCAGGAACGTCAGCCCCAGAACCCCAGGATAAAGTCTGCCCTGGTTTCTCTGAGCTGGAATATATCCAAACTGAATCCTGTAAGGATGTTGGGGATCAAACTAGCCCTTGTGTCTCTGTGCTCGGGAGGGCATCTTCGCCTCCGGTATCTGGAAGTTGCCAAGATCCCCCTGTGTTGAATTCACAGTTTGTATCCAGTTTAGATAGCCTTGGATCGGATCATGGCAAAGCTGACTGCGTGCCCAGAAGCCAGGAAAGAGAGGTGGTTGATCTCGGAGGGAGCTGGAGGTCCGGACCAGAACTGTCTTCCGGGGATGGAAGCATGGGGAGCTCTGCAGTGGAGGAGAAGGACAGCGCGTTTGAGGACGACTGCGGGGCTGAGCTCTTACAAGAA ATCACAAACTATTTGACCATAAAGGACATCAACATAGAGAAAATCCAGTTTGATTACTCTAGTTACGGGGAAGCCCAGATCAACGAGGGAGATTTTGGACACGTGCTTGAGATCTACGATTTTTCACCCTCGCTGAAAACGGAGCACCTGATGGAGGCCTTCGCAGAATTTCA agagagtgGGTTTAAGCTGCAGTGGGTTGATGACACTCATGCGCTTGGGATATTCTCCAGTTTGGCGGCAG CATCTCAAGCATTGGAACGAAGTCACGCCTCTTTGAAGATCCGACCTCTTATCCATGCAACGAGGCAGTCAAAAACCAAGGCTCTTCAACGGCCAA AGCTCCTTCAGTTGGCCAAAGAGAGGCCCCAGACGGACACAGCAGTAGCTCGAAGGCTGGTGACGCGAGCCCTGGGATTACAGCGCAAACCGTATCGGAATCGGGGCCACCGAGAGGTGAAACCAGAGAACACAAATCTGCCAGAATAA